The genomic stretch AAGGAGGCTGGTGGTACCACATGTGTGCCCACTCCAATCTGAACGGCGTGTGGTACCGGGGCGGACACTACCGCAGCCGCTACCAGGACGGGGTCTACTGGGCCGAGTTCCACGGGGGGTCCTACTCCCTCAAACGAGTTTCCATGATGATCAAACCCACATAGCAGTTGCATTATGGATATGTGAGAAAGAAATTATGAACTGATACAGACCTTAAAGAATATGTGTCAGTGTTATCCCTGTACAGTGTGTCTGTTTAATAAAAAGTCATCTCTACATGTTGATTAGATGCCAGTCAGTGACGTGTATAGACTGAATCATCGGATAATGACtaacatgttgacatgtctGTCCTGTTTTGCAATTTCCTgacaacatttttcattttgcaaTGTACTTTTCAATAAAATTATAccaaattatttatttgaataaataGAAATTCATACAGTGAATGATACCCAAAATATGGAAGGGGAGGAGTGTCATCTGCAGTTGCTCCACAAAGAACAAACTGTGGTTTTCGGTGTCATATTTCCGTCTTTTGCAGGCAGTTTCCTGTACAATAGGGCGTTGAGTTTCCCTTGGTACACTTTCTTTTCATCTTGCTGAGCTCGTGTCACTGTCAGCAGCAGGTCGTCGCTCTCAGGGTCAGCTCTGAGCCACGGTCCATCTCATCCAGATACTGAAGCTGGACATCTTCCTGGACCATCCTGAAAGTCGCCTCACCTCTTCCATCCATCTCCTTCCTCCCACATGCTGACAGATAGCATGCTGCGTCTCAGGATGTTGGGCCTCCTCGTGCTCGTGTTTTCACTGTGTGGTGAGTGATAGTGATGCTCTACAGGAGCTCTGTCTTAACTGTTATACCATATTTTGTGCTAAAACatagtaagataagataagaaaagatgaacctttattaatccccggagggaaattcaggtgtcagtAAAATACTGAGGTAGTTTCTTGCTTGCTTATAGTTTCAAAAGCTCCACGTGTTACCAGTGATGGtgactggaaaaagaaagtaaataatGTACGCTAGATACCCTGAAAAAGAAAATTGTTAGCTTACCTACTTACTTGCATAAATACTTAAATTGTTAACTcacaaattaagtttttttcaaCTCAATTTCAAAGATATTGTGTTAATCTAACTTCTTAACTTAATTACCAAGAGTGTTACCaagattttatttaaaaaaaagtgactttaaatgtaattaaaacttTAAGATTTGAAGTAGGCGAGGTGTGTGTGGTAAAAACTTCCGCTGTAACTTAATGTGACAGTTGACTTGTGAAAACCACAGTGGGTGAGGTGGATGGAGtccattttgaaataaaaagtaTTAGAACAACAGCAGATAAACTATAGTCTTAACACAGCACGGATGGTTTACAGatagtatttatatactgtatataaatatataaatactgtctGTGTAGTACTTGAACTGAATTTCTACATGTGGCTGGTGCTGTAGCTGCACTTTTTAAAACAAGGTTCCCACCTCACTATTTACGAATTCTACTATAACGACGGCCTACTCTGCCAAACttatttccaggttttaggactcattcctgcccCACCCTACAGCAGGATTCCTATTTAACATACGGATCGGGgtctcttcacggagccggctgccatatttctacagtaggccagaacggacaaaccgaacactggctctagataaggccatttgcgttttcacatTTGTCACACGGGAGACgtttcagctggttgcaatttgcaacctcacAGCtttagatgccgccagatcctacacactgcacctttaaggccATGTGCACGTTTATCTCTGCGTTATAAGGACCTACTATACATGTATAATGTGTCAGTGCtgatctttgtttttgttgaacAGTGGAGAAGTTTGTCTGTGATGCAACACTGTTATTACTGGTGGTACTGTGAGCTAGAATTCAGCCATTCTCAGTTCAAAGTATAAGTGGCATGCAATAGTGATCTGAGCCACCAGAGTGCAGCAAATGTCCACttttaaagtccaataaaagcCTAACTATTGTGTATCAACAGATGCAGACAGTATATGCCCCACTGAGCTCAACCCTCTCTTCCTGGATCCGCCTGAGGTTCTAGGAAAATACAACGAGTCAGTAGAGTTAAACTGCTCCAGCATAGAAGAAGATCATGATGGGATGTACTGGCGTGTTGGAAACACAGACTCTGCATTGGAACTTGACTATAGCCGTACAGAATATGAATTGTCACTGTCAGACTGGAATGTGACGGCAGAGTGcagaataaaaatgaatgcaactCATGAATGCAGCAAAGACCTTGAAATCACCGTATACCGTAAGTGTAATTTCAAAAGCATATTATGTAATGAAACAAATAGCAAAAACAATAATCtaattttattttcatagaGAATCCAGAGATGGTCGCCCTGTATCCTACAAAGCATTCAAATGCTTTGGAAGGGACTTGGTACCAGCTTCAGTGTGATGTCGTCGACGTTGCTCCTGTTCAAAACCTCACAGTGAAGTGGTACAGAGACAATGATTACATCAGGACAGACACTTTCACCAAAAAAACCAAAAGACTAGTGAGTGAGTCTTCTACTCTGACAGTCAACCTCACTAGAGGAGACAACGGAGTTCAGTTCAGATGTGAGGCTCAGCTGGACTTTGGGCCAGACGGACCACTACTTCCTGTTGTTTCTGACAATCGCACTGTTTCCGTGCACTGTGAGTAAACACTCTGTTGTGATAATTTTCTCAATGTCGTTCTCTATaatgtaaatatttgaatgAATATAATTTTCCTCCTCAGATGCTCCTGAGTTCATGACCGAAACGGAGGATGTCTATGTGAATGAGGGTGATTCTGTCACCCTGAACTGTGAAGCTGAGGCTCGCCCTCTTCCTGAATTTCATTGGATAGACCTACATGGTGGGATGAATGTAACTAAAACCAATTATCTCAACATTACTGGAGTAGTAACCGACACAACCTGGAACTGCACAGCTATCAATTATCTGGGAAACATAACTAAGCAGATCCATGTTCATGTGATAAAACCGATCACACCAGCAGCAGCCCCTGCAGCCATAACCACCCCTGCAGCCATGACCACCCCTGCAGCCATACCCACCCCCGGGCCAACAACACCACGTGGTATGCATGTTTTACATTAGATATGGAATATGTGTCGCTAATATCTGTGTTGATCAACTTGTGgatctgtttttttcttattgtgcACCAAGCTCTGATTGAATATGCTTGCTTTTGAATGGCAGGTTGCCCCCTAGTATTGACGCCTGCTGAAGTTGTGGTGGAATTTGGAGGTCCAGCTTCAGTTAACTGCAGCACATCAGCTGCACCTGTTTCAAAAATGGGCTGGGAGGCCAAAGTTGGAGGCATGTCGACTGAAGATTCTTCTTCGGTCACCTGGAAGGTTGAAAGAGTGGAAGACTGGGACACAAAACCTATATGCTTCATTAATTGGGGAGATGATGATACCCAGTGTCATGTAGAGCTAGACATCAGTTTTTATCGTGAGTACAAGTCTACAGACTATACATTATTGTCTGTCTTCATCTCCGACAAACTGTTTGACAAAATGATATAAAGTAATGGTGTCTTTTGCTTACAGAAACTATTTATAGACATTttcaaacataaacattcttaAAGGGCCGCTTTGTATTTCCTATTTGTtaaggtcgtgtctagaaggtaacccacaaagcgagaaaacttgcaaaaacatgcaaaaactttagcgagactcgctgcccaacaACCTGTCCTAACcgtaactattagaggtcaatgcctaaccttaactatcataggtcaatacctaaccgtaactattagaggtcaatgcctaaccttaactatcagaggtcaatacctaaccttaactattagaggtcaatacctaaccttaactatcagGGGTCAatatctaaccttaactattagaggtcaatccctcaccttaactattagaggtcaatacctaaccttaactattagaggtcaatacctaaccttaactattagaggtcaatacctaaccttaactattagaggtcaatgcctaaccttaactatcatAGGTCAatatctaaccttaactatcagaggtcaatgcctaaccttaactattagagctcaatgcctcaccttaactattagagctcaatgcctcaccttaactattagaggtcaatccCTCACCTTAACTAtcagaggtcaatacctaaccttaactattagaggtcaatacctaaccttaactattagaggtcaaaacctaaccttaactattcgaggttaatgcctaaccttaactatcagaggtcaatacctaaccttaactatcagaggtcaatgcctaaccttaactattagaggtcaatacctaaccttaactatcatAGGTCAatatctaaccttaactatcagaggtcaatgcctaaccttaactattagaggtcaatacctaaccttaactattagaggtcaatacctaaccttaactatcatAGGTCAatatctaaccttaactatcagaggtcaatgcctaaccctaactattAGAGCTCAATGCCtcaccttaactattagaggtcaatacctaaccgtAACTATTAGAGCTCAATGCCtcaccttaactattagaggtcaatacctaaccttaactattagaggtcaatacctaaccttaactattagaggtcaaaacctaaccttaactattagaggtcaatacctaaccttaactattcgaggttaatgcctaaccttaactatcagaggtcaatacctaaccttaactatcagaggtcaatgcctaaccttaactattagaggtcaatacctaaccttaactatcagaggtcaatgcctaaccttaactattagagctcaatgcctcaccttaactattagaggtcaaaacctaaccttaactattagaggtcaatacctaaccttaactattcgaggtcaatgcctaaccttaaccatcagaggtcaatacctaaccttaactatcagaggtcaatgcctaaccctaactgtTAGAGGTCAATCCCTcaccttaaccatctcacgagagttttgaaaaattgtgggttaccttctagacccAACCAGGAAGTAAAATTGGACCAAacctgttgccctagcaacagaatggcaatgaaaaagGTCTATAAGTAGCCTACACTTACAGTGCCACTTCAAAAGCAATGTAAATACGGAAGATATTATGGCGTTTGTGTATGCATATTTCTTGTATGATTGTGATTGCAGTTTTAGGGTTATCattacgttttttttgttttttttcgtaCTAATTATTTCTCCTTGCTTTATTTGCAGAGACTCCAGCCAGTGTGATAGTTTCTGCGTTGGAACAAGGGCCGATGGTGGAGGGCACAGACCACTGGCTGCAATGTGACATCACCAATGTGGCTCCTCTGAAGAACCTCAAACTGACGTGGTACCGCGGCAATGAAATTCTGCACACAGAAATGTTCAATGGCACCAGTACCACCCCAGTAAACGTGAGCGGTACCTTGAGAGTCATTCCTGAGAGAGATCACAACGGAGCACTTTTCAGGTGCAAGGCTGAGCTGCTCCTGAGTCCAAATGGACCAGAGCTCGTCCCTACTGTAACCTCACCACCTTACTTGGCTGTGGTGCACTGTGAGTAGTCCACTTATCTATTTATTACTTGCTCAACACACACCATAATTATCAAGTTTTGattaatgtatgttttattgtaGATAAACCACTGATCAAAGATTGTCCAGACCATTTTGCTGGTGTGGAGGGTGAGTTCAGCATGGACAAGTGGCCCTGTAAAGCCGATGGGAACCCTCCACCCACTGTTCAGTGGTACTATGAGGAAAACCTGATCAATGCATCTGAGCCCCTCACCAGGGCTAAATCAGGAAAGTACACAGCTGAAATTGGAAATAGCCTTGGCAACACCAGCATCTCCATCCGTATCATAGTTGAATGTGAGTGAATCAGACCTGCTTGAGATTATAtactttcatatttatttttccattatttattctgaaaattatttttgatttgttCACAGATGAACCTTCATTTACCTGTGATGCTCGCTTAGAGGTTGTAGAGAATGGCGCTCTCCCGTGTGAACCAGACGGGATACCTACACCTGTCATCACCTGGTTTAAAGATGGAAAAGAGATGGCGTCCCCACCCCTCTGGACAAAGGATGATAGTGGAAAATACTCACTTAAAGCAACTAACGAACATGGAATTGCCACCCACGCGCTAAATGTTGATGTTTTGTGTATGTTTGGAATCATAGAAATCAtctttgtatattgtttttttgacGGTAGGATtctaaataatataattttttcatCTCAATTCTCATCTCCACAGATGCCCCTGTGTTCACGCACGGAACTTTCAAAAACGAGGTGAACCCTGGTGACAATGTGACCTTTGCCTGCATTGCTAAGGGCAATCCTCCCCCTGAGGTCAAGTGGCACTACAACAGCTCTGCAGTGAATGTGAGGATGACCACCGGGGGGAGCCAGGAGAGCATCAGCGTCACAGGAGCCACGTCTACCAATGCTGGTGTTTACCGCTGTGATGCCACGAATAAAGTTGGGAGTGTGACAACATCTGTCACACTGATAATGAAAGGTATCATTACTGACTATGTGCACAACACTTATGGAAATGTATACAGTGAAGTGGTAACTGGTGTAGCCATGCAGGAAAAATAACAATGTATGGCATGAAGAAGTGAAAAGAACACTTTCAatttatgttgttttatcttgttttttacaGATCCTAAACCCAGAGCAGCCCGTTTCTCAGTCATCTGGTGGTTGCTGATTCTATTGGCCATCGTCCTCAtcgtcatcctcatcctcatcatcgtcGTCCGCCGCTGGAAAAAACATGGACGATATCGTTTTGTTCCAGACAGACCCAATGATGGTTCAGATATCCCTATGTCTCCTCAGTCCAACGGGGTGCAAGCTtaggatatatacagtatattacttgCTGAATAAATCAGCCTGCATGGGGACTGAAAACCTGAAAACCAGATCAGTTGTCTTGCATGACAAGAATGAcctgtaaatattgtatttacattttaacttTGGTATGGTACGATTCTAGGTTCACGCCATGTAAAAAAGACTAATTAGGAACAGTTATTTGCCAAGAAGTGCTACTGACATAGCAGGTTTATTACAACATTGAATTTTATTTGTAGGGCTTTTATTGGTAGTCTAACCtagtttttatcttttttttatccttaATTAAGTTACGCAATAGCCTTTGATAGTGTGCTGCTTACTGTATGCtttcccttttttattattattgtcaatgACTTTGCATTGTAATCACATTAAAAAGTAGACTATAGACCTATCATAATATCATTGTACAGCTGCATAATAAACATGAAAAAACAGAACAGGGGTGACTGCTGTGACTGATTTTTTACTATCACATTTATTATTGTACAAGTCCTGATTTCAGTTAAATAATTCAGGATATAAGAAGTCAGTTAAAATCGTTGGTACCGAAACAAGTTTCCagctcttaaagggacagtgtgtaggattttgcggCATCTAGCactgtggttgcagattgtaaccaactgagtacccctccgctcactcctcccctTCAAaaactgaggtaacgtgagctgccgagtgcaaagcCATGATAACGCcatttgcctcgctcagaggtcatcctcaccataataactttaggagcaacggaagtcagacggcggtaccacggttttacacgctgtggctcatgttaccgcagtttcacaagcacgTCGGAGACccacagtggccttcaggtaaactgtactgtagaaacatggcggagcaacatggcggactccgtgaagaaaCCAAGCCggcgtagtggccaaacggcggtactgcaacttccgtgtccgtcacgtgatgcgtGGGGCCAAAAAATACCTTTTCATaaagacttacattgggaaagagacgtctgtaactcagcggataattttgttaggtgaatcaacttcccagtacgaacactctaa from Sebastes fasciatus isolate fSebFas1 chromosome 13, fSebFas1.pri, whole genome shotgun sequence encodes the following:
- the LOC141780902 gene encoding vascular cell adhesion protein 1-like, which gives rise to MLTDSMLRLRMLGLLVLVFSLCDADSICPTELNPLFLDPPEVLGKYNESVELNCSSIEEDHDGMYWRVGNTDSALELDYSRTEYELSLSDWNVTAECRIKMNATHECSKDLEITVYQNPEMVALYPTKHSNALEGTWYQLQCDVVDVAPVQNLTVKWYRDNDYIRTDTFTKKTKRLVSESSTLTVNLTRGDNGVQFRCEAQLDFGPDGPLLPVVSDNRTVSVHYAPEFMTETEDVYVNEGDSVTLNCEAEARPLPEFHWIDLHGGMNVTKTNYLNITGVVTDTTWNCTAINYLGNITKQIHVHVIKPITPAAAPAAITTPAAMTTPAAIPTPGPTTPRGCPLVLTPAEVVVEFGGPASVNCSTSAAPVSKMGWEAKVGGMSTEDSSSVTWKVERVEDWDTKPICFINWGDDDTQCHVELDISFYQTPASVIVSALEQGPMVEGTDHWLQCDITNVAPLKNLKLTWYRGNEILHTEMFNGTSTTPVNVSGTLRVIPERDHNGALFRCKAELLLSPNGPELVPTVTSPPYLAVVHYKPLIKDCPDHFAGVEGEFSMDKWPCKADGNPPPTVQWYYEENLINASEPLTRAKSGKYTAEIGNSLGNTSISIRIIVEYEPSFTCDARLEVVENGALPCEPDGIPTPVITWFKDGKEMASPPLWTKDDSGKYSLKATNEHGIATHALNVDVLYAPVFTHGTFKNEVNPGDNVTFACIAKGNPPPEVKWHYNSSAVNVRMTTGGSQESISVTGATSTNAGVYRCDATNKVGSVTTSVTLIMKDPKPRAARFSVIWWLLILLAIVLIVILILIIVVRRWKKHGRYRFVPDRPNDGSDIPMSPQSNGVQA